One Gossypium hirsutum isolate 1008001.06 chromosome A08, Gossypium_hirsutum_v2.1, whole genome shotgun sequence genomic window, GTAGCCTAAATGTCGCATTGGCGTTGTCATCACTAAGTCACGATTCCAACCACTCCTGGATCGATGCATAAGATCGCTCACCTTGAGGTTTGGTCACGAGAAATTATGAGAGGTTTGGACAAAACCAGTAACCAAACCAACCAGCCATTTATCTTCCCAAACATGAACTCTATCTCCATTGCCGATTCTCCAAATCAATCCTTCCTCCTCGAAGCAAAGATACTTTCAAATTTATAACTGTAATTAATCATTACTAATAATACATAAGATTGATACTTCAATAACCAACTATTGGATTTAGCAATACAATTATACTTaccatatataaaaattttcaaatcaatatgatatttttatcatattaatacagaagttaaatattttcaatatatatttcaccatcagatttatttttttaaatataattttaatttactcGGAACATGAAAGACAACAATCAGATTAATCGGATTAAGcaaatattaatcatacaaaaaaTTACCAAACAAACACTTTTAGTCTTAGGAATGAAGAGCAAAGAATAGTTTTAGAATTCAAGAAACCAATAATGGCAGGGGCTATTTAGGAGGCAGAAATCAAGTCATTCAAAGAGAATAATCACCCAACAAATGTACAATAATAGGTTGGAGAAACGGTTTTTGAGTTCGCCACCACCGGCACTGGCAGCAGTGGCGGTGACAGCAGCAGCACTGCCAGTATGGCATTTCTTATTTTTCAGAGTGATGGCAGGTTACCATTGCTAATACTGCAGTTCAGTCAGCAGTCCAGCTCTGCTCCACTATTTCGCGCACTCTTCGGTTGTATTCCCGCTTATTCTCACTAAACATACGAGCTGCTTCCGAGTTTGCTGGAGAGTTCGGGTTCGGATCACAAAGAAGAGACTGGCAAAAGCACAAACAATGGCATTTTCATGTTTAATCTACCTTAATGGAGAAGCTCAGATTCACACTTCCTCAATACTTTTAAGCGAAGTAAACCATGTCAATCAAACTGTGTAACGATGgttaaaaagaaaaaccatttaTACACAGTCCCGGAACAATAGTAAACAAGAAAAACCATGTACAAACAGTCCCAAACTCTCATTTTTTCTAAAATACCCATATCTGTTATATTTGGACATAGGTAGAGTATGATCCttcaaataattgaaaaaaagcATACCCATACTAGATGCATACTCATATTTATAACTGACATTCGCCCCCAAATCAAAGTAACATGATCAGAGAACACTACCAGTAATATAATCTCAGACCATGATTCAagaaaacaataacaaaataaaacGGTTAACCGCATTTATGTTCCAGTTTAAACATAAACATCGAACACAGACACAGACGCATAGCAATAGCTGAACGACATTAATATTGATAACCAAAAAAATTTCGATTAAGCATTCTAGACTGGACAAATATGTCAATGAAAAGTATGGTTATTGCATCaatgaaaatttttcaattaTGTAGCAGGAAGCAGATGCACGGGGAAAAAATCTCATGTAAAGAAATATATGTATAACTCATAAAGTTCCGAAATTTGACGAAGTTAGGGGCAGCCATTGGTGAGAAACAAAATTTTTCagaaagaaaaatttaaaaaaaaaaagaaagtaaaaagccATAGAATGCTGCACCTGAATCGAAGTGAGTATAGCGGCAACATCATATATAGGACTCCACTGATTTTGTAAAATATCGAGACAAATACTCCCATCTGCATAGACTGATCGAACAATGACAGATCATTAGACTGAAAACGAAACAAAAACAATTTGCATATAATCCCACAGATAAAACCAATGAAAACAATCAAGTACATACTATTTGGATGAAACATCCGTGAGACAAACCGAACGGTTGGAGGCTTATTTGGATAATCCTCCATGAACTGCAAAGTCAGCTTGAACGTACCTGAGAAATCTCAATAAAAACGTTGTGTTACATAAGATATACAAATAAGATACCAGTAATTAACATGCCATAAAGTCAGTTATAAGTtacaatataattttatgttttaaattctcCATTTTATATTCAATTCCCACCAAAGCTCATTAATAGAAAACAAACGAGAAGCACACAAAAAAGGATAAAACTCTAGAGCCATAAACTGAAAACAGTTCATCGACTATAAAACAGATTGCGCAAGATTTCGGCCATGACTCACCTTCATTGACTCGAGAAACCATGCGTGTTCGAATGATGTATTAATACagtttcattcaaaaatttcaaggCAAAATGACTAAAAAATCAGTAAGAACTTGTTGAGGGATTCCCGACTCGGCGAAGTGTCGTCCGCCCAGAACCGGCGGAGACCTCAACAAAACTAAAACAGCAAATagcacaaatttaatcatttttcaccTAAAATCCATAAAAACTAACACAATTAACAGCTCAAATTTCACAAACTACAACAAAATACCATAACAAAACATCAACAGCATAACAAATAACACAAAGTTCATAAAATTCAAcaacaaaagaataaaattttaccGCCATCCCAAGGAGTATCATCAGGCCTgcaaaaataaacccaaaaattCAGGAAAAAAAGACCTAAAATGGAAACCAAagcaaataaaagagaaaaaggagaaaTACCCAAAAATGACAGCGTTCCAAAACATGATATTATTATCTTGAGGAGCCCCACTAATACCAGCAGGTGGATCTTGCTGTAGTCTCTTGAAGTCTCTCATCAGCCTCTTCCTTGCTGGGGTTGACATTGCCCTTTCCTTTGTTTTTCCCTAAGACCAACCGAATCTaatccaaaatatataaattgaaaatggAATCGAAAACCAATTTTTCTTTAAAGAGAAAAGGAGATGAAAGGGAAATCTATCAAATATCCATCTCTAAGATTTTGGGTGCTTCACAAAAGGGAGGTCAAGCTGatccttcttttttattttgtttttttctcttttattattattaataatttgtttcagagaattaaaagaaaaatatgggcGGTGAATGGTCATTACGTGACTGCATGGACAGATGGTATTGCGCCACGTCATTGTATTCGAAtatctatttttcttatttttaaaacaaaaatatgggTGAATAGAATAGTTTTTATATCATGTCTAAATTATCCCCACTATatgtttaaatatgtttaaacTCATGTAATTAGATTGGAGTAGATCGAATCATCCGTATTAAATCCTTTAGATTGTGAAGATTAGATCGGGAAGTATTAAAGatttgtataaatttatataataaaaattataaatatgagtTGAGCATTTGAAAGCATTTATTCATTCAGAACTTAATtgtaaataaacatttaaatttataGTCTTTTCTTAAGCCATAAATAATGATTGACAACAATATTCATCTTAATCGAATTAAGGCAAATTGAATAATGAATTATCAAACTCTTCAAAAGTGGGACCAAAACTTCCAAACTGCCAAAGCAACAGAGGCaaagccaaaattgacatttACTTCTTTTCATGTATATTTGCTTCTGTCATTGTTCCTTCTTTTAACCTAACAAATGGTGTATATTTCTTTCGTTACAATCAAATCAATGTTACATTTACTTATATTTTCAcatgaatcatatatatattcatatatttatgtCCTATCATATAATTCGGGTTTAGCTTGTTTGTGACATCAAAACTAAAaaaacacatcaaatatcattcatatcCGACACTAAATCCGAATAACATAAGAAAATACCAGTCAATTAAAAGATAAATCAGTAAATTAATTGGTTACTACTATACAGTAAGGCATGCTATCTATGCATCTAATagttacatatatatgtatataatttttcaaatttcaagtgATAGAAACAGTATTAGGTAAGGGGTCCCGAACTACTTGGATGAACCTTAAAGACATGGAAGTGAAGTAGATGAGAAACAGACCACCTCCAAGGACACCATCAAGCTTCATGTGTCTCAATGGTAGAACCAAAAGTGCCCATATTAAGGCAGCAATTAGGAAACCCAGTGTTTCAAGGAGATGAGTGTCTTTAGGGATTTCAACAGGTGAAGGGTATCCATACCAGGCAGAGCCAATGAGGGACATGCCTAAACCAAACAGGGTGTTGAAGATGGGACCAGCATAACAGCCTGATATGGCTACTTGTGCACCTTGTGGACCACCATTCAATGCCATCGTCAAGTTGGTTATTAGATCACCAAGTGAGTTTCCCCAAGCCAGGACAGTGAGACCGAGGATGGCTTGATTGATTCCGATTATGTAGCCGAGCGAAATCAGTAAGCTGACTAGTTCTTGAGCTATGATGTAACTCCAAACCACACTCATGAAGAACCCTCCAGCTAACCACGGGAGCAAACAGTTCTTCGGCGGGCTTGATTTTTCAGTTTTCAAATATGCAAGGACCCCAAAGACGGTTCCGGCAAAGACCCCGGTTCCATAAACCAAGCCTGAATTGAAGGTGAGACTGAGATTAACATTGTCATCTTGAAGATCCCAAAGTATAGATAAGAGAATTGGTGCCAATGTGACTGAAACAACTGCAATTGGCTTAGACCATCTTTCTTGGCAAGCAATTGGTATTGTCAATCTCCTAGGTAAATAAAGAGGCATCTCAAGGATCCAAAGCAACAATTTACAAGAACTTGATGTTCTTAAACAAACTCCTTTCTCATGATCATCTTTCACATTCCCTTCCTCGACATAACCGAGCTCTACTTTCTCGATTCTGTTCAAAATTGGTACATTCAAACTCGAATCGGAATCCGTTTTGTCCATATCACCAGAGTTCCAAACAACATACATGACATAAACAAGGGTAACATAAACCATATACAAAGAAGCAAATGCAATTGCTCCCCAAAGACTGATTTTCCCATAAGCCAACATCAAAATCAAGGTTGCAATAACCATGAGAAGGTAACAAACATCTCTTACAAAAGCTGGTTTGTTAACTTGGACATGTTTATGGTGAACCAAAGTACTTATGGTTCCAACCACAACACATGTTACAAAAAAAGCACCACCCAGAACCGTGTTTAAGCCAATATCTTGAGTTCCACTATCCGTGAAAGAAACTATGCTAGAAAACACATCAGGGGCACCATTGCCTAATGACAAGAGTGTAACACCAGCAAGTGTAGGAGACAATTTCAACAAGCTTGACAAGCTTTCAAGGGAATAACAGAAGTACTCAGAAGCTGTGTTTCCCAAAAGATAGAACAACACAAGGAGCCAAAGGATCAAAAGACAATGACCTAAAAGGGGACATGTTCcaaaattgcaataaaaaaagTAAAGATAATCAATGTAGCCTTGAGAGACACATGGATTGTTGAGTTTAAGGGAAGAACATTTGGCTTTGTAATCATCTAAATTCTCTAAGGTCTTACAATCTTGTTGACTATTGCTGCTGGTTAAAACAACAAGAAGTCTTGAAGAGCTAAAACATATAATCAAGAACACACAAGCTACTAAGAGAAATGAAATGTTCAAGAAAATTGTGTACCTTTTGCTTTTGTTCCCAGATTTTGAAATCCAAGTTCCcattaaagaaaaccaaaaacttTCTTACAGGCACAAAAAGGATTGTACTAAATCATGATTATGAAAACTTGGAAAGTCTGGAACTTTGTTTCCCTGTTAGATGAAGTTGGAAGAGAAAAACAAACCCAATATAGGAACGAACCTTAATTTGGGGTTAAAGCAGTTTTCCCAGGAAAGTTTGCTGGTTTTCTGTTGGCTcaggaaaaagaaacaaatagctTGGACTTTGGAGGGTTCTAGTCCACAACAGAGTGGAGAAAACTTATTAATAtgctttttcttcaaaaaataaatttattaatatgcttATAGCAGCCGACTTGGCTAAAGAAATATTCGTAAGGATTAAGTAAACAAAGCACATTTCGCCTCATTGGGACACCAGTACCAAACATTAAAAACAGAAGGAAACGAATTaccaattttcttttattattgttGGTGAAGATTagaaaggaagaaaataaaaggaaaagacaagaaaaagggaaaaaaggaaGAGAGAGAATGGTAATTA contains:
- the LOC107940421 gene encoding ubiquitin-conjugating enzyme E2 2; protein product: MSTPARKRLMRDFKRLQQDPPAGISGAPQDNNIMFWNAVIFGPDDTPWDGGTFKLTLQFMEDYPNKPPTVRFVSRMFHPNIYADGSICLDILQNQWSPIYDVAAILTSIQSLLCDPNPNSPANSEAARMFSENKREYNRRVREIVEQSWTAD
- the LOC107940420 gene encoding cation/calcium exchanger 2 → MGTWISKSGNKSKRYTIFLNISFLLVACVFLIICFSSSRLLVVLTSSNSQQDCKTLENLDDYKAKCSSLKLNNPCVSQGYIDYLYFFYCNFGTCPLLGHCLLILWLLVLFYLLGNTASEYFCYSLESLSSLLKLSPTLAGVTLLSLGNGAPDVFSSIVSFTDSGTQDIGLNTVLGGAFFVTCVVVGTISTLVHHKHVQVNKPAFVRDVCYLLMVIATLILMLAYGKISLWGAIAFASLYMVYVTLVYVMYVVWNSGDMDKTDSDSSLNVPILNRIEKVELGYVEEGNVKDDHEKGVCLRTSSSCKLLLWILEMPLYLPRRLTIPIACQERWSKPIAVVSVTLAPILLSILWDLQDDNVNLSLTFNSGLVYGTGVFAGTVFGVLAYLKTEKSSPPKNCLLPWLAGGFFMSVVWSYIIAQELVSLLISLGYIIGINQAILGLTVLAWGNSLGDLITNLTMALNGGPQGAQVAISGCYAGPIFNTLFGLGMSLIGSAWYGYPSPVEIPKDTHLLETLGFLIAALIWALLVLPLRHMKLDGVLGGGLFLIYFTSMSLRFIQVVRDPLPNTVSIT